tgtagctcacacctgtaattctagccactcaggaggctgagatctgaggattgcagttcaaagccagcctaggcaggaaagtcagtgcaactcttatatccaataaactattcagaaaaggccagaagtggcgttgtggctcaagtggtagagtggcagctttgtgcaaaagaagctcagggacagtgcctaggtcctgagttcaagcctcaggaccggcaagaagaaagagaaaaagaaagaaaaaggaaggaagggagggaggaagggagggagagaggagaggggagaggagggcaggggaggggagagaagagctttcagggtgcaggtagctcacacctgtaatcctagaggctgagacctggaggatagaaatttgaagccagcccaggcaaaaaagtctgaggCATGCTAAAATGACTCACAAATGTcagggaaatatttactgatatctACCAGTTACTTATAGAGGACATTGCAGGCCAGgcttggtggcacacacctgtaatcccagctattccaaAAGCTTGAGGCAGAGAGTTGCTTGAGCCCACAAATTTGAGACCAATGttgataatttgtgtgtgtgtgtccgcatGCACAGGTGTGTGCAGACATgcaagtactagagcttgaactcagggcctgggctttgtcccttaacttttatactcaaggctagtgctctaccacttgaaccacagctccacttctagcttttttatggttaactagagataagagtcacacagacttatcctgcctgggatggctgtgaactggaatcctcagatctcagcttcctgagtagctgggattagaggtatgagccatcaaTACCAGGCTAATGTATTTCTctttacatacatgcatgtgtgcatgcatacatacatatatacatacgtacatacaaacatacctacctacctacatacctACATACAAACATGACATTACAAAGGATATGCATGAATAGCCAAATGGAAGAGATGCAAAGTGTGAGGTACAAACAAGGGCTAAGAGCTTCTGCATTATCTGGGTCTGgcatcctctttttctttttttgtttgttgcagggcttgaacttagagtctggacactgtccctgaactctgttgctcaaagctggtgttctatcactttgagccccagtgccacttccagttttctggtggctaattggagataagagtctcaccaactttcctgcctgggatagctttgaaccgtgatcctcagatctcagcctcctgagtagctaggattacaggagtgagccaccagcacctggtgctgACATTCTCTTGATACCTTCAAATACTTACCAATGCCAAGCTTTGAGAACACCACTGTGTAGGATTAATATAGAGGCTCCATTATATTGGCAAAGATTGATTAAATCCCTGGCCATTGGTAACTGAATTGAGACTCCAGCCAGTCTCCCCTCAGCATTGATTGGGGGTAGGGACAGATAAGACAAATAATTCCCACCATCTGGCAACAAGCCCATCCTTGTGAGTCTCATTAGCATGAACTCAGAACTCAGGTATGATTGAAAGGGATTTGCTATGAACAGCAGCAGATGTCCCTGGCCCCCAATCACTCAGGAAATTCCAAGGTTTTAGGAGCTCTGTGGCAGGAACTGGGACAAAGAccaaatatatatttcttattatatCACAACATCACAGATGgagaggaggctgagaattggggGCACTGTAGCTTGGACTCCTAGCCTAGGTCTTCCATTTTGCTTTAGCAGGAAACCAGAGACAGAGGCTCAATTCTATTTCTttaacttcagaaaaaaaatccagagaactagaagttatattttatttttccccttcttcctcttctttatctcttcctttTGGAGCTCGGATTCCTTATTTCTCTTATGCTCACTGTTACCCACAAAGGAGTGTGGAATGTGGGTATTTACAGCCTGACCATCCTAACCATTTATTCATTTAGCacaggtcctagggcttcaactcaggtcctttcactgttgcttggcttttttttttccacacaaggttagcactttaccacttgagccacagctccacttccagctttttgtcagttagttggagagaagagtcccataGGTTTGTctgccagactggcttcaagttttgaccttcagatctcagctttctgagtacctagggttacaggtgtgagctcaaaGCCCCTTCTCCATGCCTGGAGCGGCATCCTGTTAACACTTGAACCTGGAGGCCCAGACTGGGTACCGCCCCCTCATGTGCTTTCTCTCAACCTCAACCCCTCCAGTAGGTGCATCCAAGATGATGAGCACATTCACACCTGCAGGACCAAGTCTTCCTCCACATGGCAGAATGCTGGGAATATTGCCACTGAGGACAAGCCGCTGCCTTCACCCACTGGGTGGAAGGAGGGATACCATCTGAGCAAAGCCCATCCAGGTGATTCTCAGCTTCCTTCAAGAACAGCATTAGAAGCCAGCAAGCACCAGGGGCtgacctgtaaccctagctactcaggaggctgagatctaaggatcccaacttgaagccagcctagacagggaagtccgtgagactctgatctccaatgaaccactaaaaagctgggagtggagctgtggctcaagtggtagagtgctggccttgagcaaaagaagctcagggacagtgcccaggccctgagttcaagctccaggaatggcaaaaaaaaaagccagaatgccagttgctggtggctcacacctgtaatcctagttactcaggaggctgaaatctgaggatggaggttcaaagccagcccaggcaggaaaatgtgtgagactcttatctccagttaactaccagaaaaccagaagtggtgctgtggctcaaagtgctggggcactagccttgagcgaacgAGCTCATTtgctagtgcccaggcccagagatcaagctccaggaccagtaaacacacagacatacagatgcacagacacacacacacacacacgcacgcacgcacgcgcacacacacacacacacacgatcgcAGAATCAGTGCTTTATTTGTTAGTTTCTCTGCTTCCCCTCCCATCTTATGTCAGCCTTGCAACTCAGTGAGTAATGTGGCATCCTGGCTCACTctcctctgagcctctctgtactgcTGTTCCCTCTGGAAAAGTTTTCCCAACCTAGCCTTACAAGAGCAACAAGCCTAAACATCACATCTCTTTTTCTGTACCTCAAGACCCCTGTGTTTTCTCATTATCGCATCATCACTTGGCCAGTAACTTGTCTGTCTCCCCTAATAGACTCCAAGTTCCTAGCAAGCAAGAATTTCACTCACCTTGGCATGCATAGGTCTCCAAGTCCAGactagcacctggctctgtgATAAATGCTCAGTAACTTCTTTGAACTCACGGATGGGCTAGACTCATCTGAGTCAGGTGAATCCAAGGAGGTTTTTGAAATCAAGGGTTCCTTTGTTGGCAGTAGTGAGGATGGAAATTTCCAAACCTTATCAATAAGCTTTTTCTTTGGAAACccatccctgcccctcccctagTTTGGGGCTCCCTGGCCCCATGTGGATGTGTTTTCCCAGACACTTGTGATAAACTCTCACTGTTTCATCATCACATCCCATCATCTTCCAAAAACCTGAGTCCCTTCCTGCCCTCATTTGCATTTGGGAGCGGGGAGtaattggagcttgaactcagggcctccagctctcagccttcttttgctcagagctggtgcttcaccacttgCTCCTCTTTTCAGTTTTGgtagataattatagataagaatcccgtggcctttcctgcttgggctggctttgaccttcaatcctcagatctcagcctcattttttgttataattgttttattttgtgccagtactgggacttgaaaattcagggctttgtgctccctCTTAacattttgtgttgttgtttttttcatgcctgtcctggggcttgaactcagggcctaggtgctaaccctgggcttcattttgctcaaggcaagtgctctaccatttgaaccacagctccacttctggctttttgctggttaattggagctaacagtcttatagactttcctgcccagattggcttcctcagatctcagcctcctgagtagctaggattataggcgtgagccaccagcacccagcttctcccTAACTTTTTCGCTCAGGATTGGTGCTCTACCTACTTTTCATTTGCTTAACTTAGTTTCAGAATGATTGCCACCATCTTGCTGTTCCTTTTTCCAAAGCTGAAGCCCTCTTAACCACCATGTTCCTTCAGGCTTACAATGGATCTAAAGGCCTCCACAATACTGGAAGTTTAGGCTTCAGCCCTGGAGCCTTGCTGCCTGAGGTTAAATTCCAGATTTACTCCTTGCAAAGCTATGGGCCTGAGCAAGTTCCTCCACATAGCTATACCTTCATTTTCACCTCTTCAGAATGAGGCTAGAAGATTTGACCTGATAGCATTATTGAATTAATTGTGTCTACATGTGCAGTAGATGGCCTCCAAAATGGCCTCCAGTGGAAGTCCTCTTCAAGTTTCATCCTGTTGTCCCTTCCCACAACCAGTAGGGCTTATCTGTGTAACAAAGGGCTGTTGCAAAAACCATGGTGTGTAACTTTTGAGCTTGACCATAAAGGAAAGTACAGCTTCTACCGTATTGTCTCAGATCATGAGATAACAATGTTATGGGGACACTTGAAAGAATCCCTTGGAAAGAGCCACGTGTCTTAGAATTAAGGCCTTCCACCAGCAAGCAACACCAACTTGCCAAACTACTGAGCCATTCTGGAAGATGGAAGATGATCTTCCAGAATCACTCATACCTTAGATTTCTACAACCAAGTCCAACATGGTATCCATAACATCATGAGAGATCCTGGACTGGAGTCGTTCATCACTCACTTTAGCTGTTCTcagtgtccttccttccttccttccttctttccttttttctttttttgttgggtatggggcttgaactcagggtctgggcactgcccctgagctcttttgctcaaggatagcactctaccactctgagccccagcaccacttcaagctttctggtggttaattggaaataaaagtctcacagattttcctgctcaggctgggtttgaacttcaatcctcagatatcaggctcctgaatagctaggattacaggtatgagccaccagtgcctggcttaaaattattatttcctgttgtggagcttgaactaaggtctgggcactgtccctcaagtttttcactgaaggctagcactctaccacttgagccatagtgccactgctggctttttctatatatgtggtgctgaggaatcaaaccagggcttcatgaatgcaaggcaaacactatctcactaagccacatttccagcccttgttatttttctttttatttatttcattttgttatttttgtgctggtactggtgtttgaactagCCTTGCGCTTGCTTGGCTTCATGCTTGTGACTGACaatatttgagtcacacctccggTCCAGCTCTTTGCTGATTGGAAAGTGGGATTTCATAAAGTTTTGGAAGTGGGATTTCATAAAGTTTTCTGTCCCGGCTACCTTTAAACCTCAGTCTTCTAGATCTTATCCttctgtgtaggtaggattacaggtgtgagccgctgaaGTCTAGCCCAGTTCTTGTTAAGGAATACTACCTTGTGGCATAGAATGACCATTTCATTATGCCTCTGGAGCCAGCAAGTCTGGAATTCCAGCAGGACCTGTGGAGGTGACTTCTCTACTTGGGGATGTCTGAGACATGGAAGATTGAAAGACTGGGGTGGCCTGACAAACCGAAGTTCTCATCACTCATGTGTCTGGCAGGAAGTGCTGGCTTTTACCTGGGAGCCCACTATGTGGACCCTTTCTGAAGTTGGACCTTGTGGAGAGTGACTGGGTTCTAGAGTAATTGTCCaaaagggagagagtggaaggTGCCAGCTCCTTAGGGCCTGGGTCCAGAGAATGGAGCAGCATCACTTCTGCCATGTTCTATGGGTCAGGCTACCATAGCACCCACAGAGAAGAGTACACAGGCCTACCTCTCTCCACGGGAGAATTGTCAAGGTGTTCGTGGGCCATTGTTAAAGCCTGCCACACTCACAACTGCCTCCATTGTTTGGTGAAGGGCTCAAGGAAGTCAGCCCTCTGCTGAAAGGCCTACTCCAATAGGTTGGCTTTATTTGCAgagaaaagaaacacaggaaCTAGAGGTGTAGTCAGGAGTAGATTGTTTGCCTAGTATATATGAGATCCTGAGTTGGATTCCCggcaaaacatacacacacacacacacacacacacacacacacacacacacacacacaaaaccaaacccaCCAGCCTTCTATGCCACTTATTCATGAAGAGCTTACTAGAGgaatgtagctgggcactggtggttcaaacctgtaatcccagttactcaggagcctgagatttgaagatcaaagccaatcaaagcaattcctgagactttttttttttgctagtcctgggacttgaactcatggctgagcactgtccctggtttctttttgctcaaggctagcactctatcacttgagccacagcgccacttctggatttttctatatatgtggtgctgaggaatcgaacccagggcttcatgtatgtgaggcaagcactaggtcatatttccagctctccctgagactatctccaatgaaccagcaaaacactgagagtgtggctcaagcagtagaatgtcaACTTTTCGAGAGATAGAAAGCCTAGCAAAATcacaaagccctgatttcaagccctagtactcacacacatgcacgcacacacacacatacacatacatgagtGTGTATTATAAGGGTCAGAGAAGGGACTGGAGCTGTCAGAAATGTCCTAGGCTCTACCATGTGCcaggaatgattaaaaaaaaaaaaaaaaagctgggtgccagcggctcatgcctataatcctagctactcaggaggctgagatctgaggatcatagtttgaagccaggttaggcagaaaagtccccaggaatctcttatctctaatcactcaaaaaccagaaatggacggggtgggggtggggggctcagaatgtggcttaatagtaaagtgcttgcctagcatacatgaagtcctgggttcaattcctcagtaccacataaacagaaaaagccagaagtggcactgtggctctagtggtaaagtgctagccttgagcaaaagaagcttagggacagtgcccagtgcccagaacctgagttcaagccccagaactgaccaaaaaaaaaaaaaaagctcagggacagcaccaggcattgagttcaagccccataacctacaaaaaacaacaaacaaacaaacaaacaaaaaacccttagaGCAGCAGATGGTCTAAAGGGAAGAAGGTAAACAAACGCTGATACAATGATGCCACATCTGAAAGATGCTTGGAGAAAGGCTCTACTCCACCCCAGCAGCTCAGGCACCTTTGTAGAAGAGGTAAAGTCTGAGTCATCCCAGAAGGGCAACCCAGATAGAGAGACAAGCCAGGGCGAAAGCAGAGAGAAACAAAGCATTAGGGCAACTACAAGTGATTCAGTGTAGCtgctggggtgggatggggggacaGTGCTGAGAGACAAAGTTCCAGGGACATGTAGGAGCTGAATTCCCAGGAATACTAAAAACATAGGTCACTTAGCTATTGTTAAGAGTAGggggctggaagtgtgactcaagtggtagattgtctaCCTAGAAAgtgtgaatccctgagttcaaatcccattaataCCAATAAAGAAAAGGgctggcactagtagctcactcctgtaatcctagctacttaggaggctgagatctgaggatcatggttcacagccatcctggacagagaagtctgtgagactgttatctacaattaaccagcaaaaagtgacaaatggagatgtggctcaagtgatagagcaccagccttctaTGATAAAAGCCAAGGATGAAtgcaaggtcctgaatttaagctccgGGATTGGGGttgcatacacatgtacacacatgcacacatgtatgtgcacacacacacgcagaaatGCCatgcaattacttttttttttcttttgagatagggtctgacTACGTAGTCTATGCTGGCTTTGTAGTTGGAATCCTTCTGCTAGCCCTGTACtggtggcacactcctgtaatcccagctactcaagaggctgagaaagatctgaggattgccactcaaagccagcttgggcaggaaagtccatgagacatttatctccaattaaccagagaaccagaagtagcactgtggggctcaaagtggtagagtactagccttgagcaaaagagctcagggacagtgcccaggctctgagttcaaactctataactgacaaaagaagaagaagaagaaatccttCTGTTTTAGTTAGTCCCAAATACTGGGAGCAagcattttatatgtatttagatTTCACAATATTCCTGTAAAGTATATAGCACTGCATTTCACTGAATTTAAAGTAGCATCAACTGTAATACATACtattgtttttttgtcttgcttaagACAAAAACATGGTATACCTTCAACTTAGGATACATTCTGACTTTAGAGATGTTAAAAtgtaaacaaagaagaaaaaggccaTTGAATGATTTATATATAATCTGTATGAAGGTGAGAAGGAAGAtggacagtggtggctcacacctgtaatcctagctactcaggaggctgagatctgaggaacatggttcaaagccagcccaggcaggaaagtcttggagactcatctccagtgaagcgccagaaaactggaagtggtgatggggctcaagtggttgagcactagccttgagccgaagagctcaggaacagtgcacaggcccagagtacaaaccccatgacaagaaaaaaaaaagctcagagacaagtgcccaaagttcaagcaccaggaccagcgcgtgcacacacacataccaagggtacttgggttcaagtcccaaaaataaataagataacagGTATAGAAAAGTTAAATGAGCTGCCCAAAGTCCAGTAAGAaagctgggatttaaactcagttttctcagagaaatgaatggaactggaacaaatcatgttaagtgaggtaagccaagatcagagagacaaacggtgCATGTTATCTCTTATATGtagaaattaaatctaaaatgcAATGGAATATGACCatttacacaggattctagatactcacacatgGTGAGACCAAAAGAAGTTAGTTTTAGGAGAGAATcccaaaggtgcaatgcctaagaGCCTCTTCCTAtatctataaaataatatacatactgaaaggaACTCCAAAGGAGTTCCTTTGTGGAAACAAAGGACTGATGACTCTATAGtctttaccttatatacagtGTATTCATGTGCTCATTTGtatgatggggaggggagggcacagaatcagaggaaaaagggtgaaaagtgcAACAGTGGAGTGCAcgggacattgatgaaagtgtgtagatgggagggaatgggagagaatggggAAACAGATGACATTGTATGAAAGGGAGTGTGCTTATTGCCTGATGGATGTAAATGTTACactgctgtatatcacctctaaaataacaatacataaatttaaaaaatcaatctgCTCAATTTCAAAGTCTAAGTtctgtgtctttttttatttgatcagttgtagggcttgacctcaggacctgggcactgtccctgggctcttttactcaaggctagcgttctaccacttgggctacagcgccacttccggttttcttgtacttcactggagataagggtctcaaggactttccttcaggggctggttttgaaccaagatcctcagatctcagcctcctgagtagctaggattataggtatgaaccactggtacccagagcATGAGTACTTTTGAGACTTTCAAGAGGACCCTTGCCTGGCATCTTGGCCCTAGATACTTGGACTGGGCGTTGTGGCTGGTGACAGGCCTCTTTTCTGTGTGTTCCATCTCCCAACCACCAAATCAGCTCCTGATACACAGAAGATCAGCACCAGGGGTTCTCAACCATGAGCTGTTGACATTTGGACAGGATAATTCTTTGTTATAGGGATTTTGCTGTGCCTTGTAGAATATTTAGCAGCATCTCTGTTCTCTAACAACCAGATACCTAGtcaaaacaagctgggcaccagtggatcatgaatgactgtaatcctagttattcagaaggctgatatctgaggattgtggctcaagtggtagagcactagccttgcacaaaaaagctcagggacagcacctagtccctgagttcaagcccccagactggcacatACATAAAGTACAAAAAGAGCTTGGGGATGTGGCTTGCATAGTACCTGCAAGTATGAGTCTCTAAGTTGAAGCACCAGTATTGAAGGGGAAAAGTGTACAGATATTACTGAATGTCTATAGGATGGCAAATCTCTTCCCTCAGCTGAGTCCTTGTCACACTGAGAATCTTCAGCCTCCCCAGTTGcaaagaggccagcctgggtagaaggcATAACACAGCAAGTTTAGTTGGGCCCAGCAGGAGGGGAGGCCAGGCCTCACAACAGTAACACAATGGAGGGACAGTGTGCCAGCGGCCTGACTGATGTGGTTTCACCTCAGAGGGAGGGAGTTTTCCAGAACTCTCATTCCCGGATTCCTAATCAGTCACAGGAGGGCCCAAAGCAGCTTCCCAGAATGAGTAGAGGGATTGTGGGAGTGCTGGTGGTGTGTGTAGAGGATTCTTTCCTTCTGTAGATAATTTCCTGGCATTGGTCACTGCTGTCTGATTGGTGGAAGTTGGAAGGGGAGGAACTTTCCAGCTGTGGGCTCCTGGGTTCCTGGAGGCCATCTGGCTCTGGGATTGATTTATTGAAAAGTCTGGGATTTAGGGTCTAAAAGACTTGAGCCAGCTACTTGAGCCTAGGCTAggcaagaatcacagttcaaagccaccccgggcaggaaagtccgtgagactcttttttttttggccagtcctggggcttggactcagggggcctgagcactgtccctggcttcttttttgctcaaggctagcactctgccacttgagccacagcgccacttctggccattttctgtatttgtggtgctggggaatcgaacccagagcctcatgtatatgaggcaggcactgttgccactaggccatatccccagccccttccgtgagactcttatctccaattaaccaccagaaaaccagaagtgatgctgtggctcaagtggtagagccctacccttgagctgaagagctcagggacagtacccaggcccagagttccagccccacgcaccgacaaaatataaaataaagtaaaagactTGAGCCTGTGGGGCTGGTACTAAATGGTGGCTTGTTCCCCCTCCCCAAGGGATGTGGAGAACTTGGGTACACACTCATTAAAGCTGAAGGTTGAAGGTGAGGAGGCTGTCGCAGCTTCACAAGTCAGCTTTGGCTTGGAGGTAGTAGGCCCTGAGAGAAGGCAGAATCGGAAGGAGGCTGAGAGTCGAGCAGTGgggagctgaggggctggggctggggtgagAGGCCGCCCTCCAACTCACTCCACCAGAAGGCTCAGCCCACCCAGAAGCAGGGCAGCTCCGAAGATCGAGGAGAGCACAATCCTGGCTTCCCACAGATCATGACTTCCTGTAGGGTACAGGGGAGGCCGTGGCTGATCCCGGGAGCCACACCCGTGGCTGCTCAGGAACCGTGAGGACTCGGGGATCCGGGCAGGGCCGGCCGAGGTGGGGGTAAGGACCTGGCAGGCAGCGCTTTCGGGGCCAGCAGGACGCCTGGAAGCTCTCGCAGGTGGAGCAGTTGTACACGATGGTGCTGCCGCCTGCCGGAGACAGCAAGAAGTGCGCGGGCTTCCCCTCCTGCTCCCTGACTCCCTCCCCCAGCTCGCCAGTCCAGGCTGCCCTGGAAGCCTCTTGCCCGTCCAGGCCACCCCTTCCGATTTCTACTCACGGCAGGCAGGGGCGCAGAGAGCTGAAATAAGAGACAGAAGCAGCCAGGGGTAGATGAGCCGCTCGGCCACCCACCACTTTGCCACATGCCCCTAGGCCTCCTCAACTCCATGCCCTGCCCCAACAGTACCTTCCCTGGTGTACTGGGGGATCTTGGTCTTTCGAAGCCATTGCCAATAGGGAGGAAGTGAGGAGATGGATGCTTTGATTTCTGGGGGGGTTGAAAGGGCAACTATAGTGCCTTGTGCCCCAGCAGTGACAGCTCACACACTTCTATACCCAGTCCTGTTCCTGAGCAGCCCTCCTCCTTGCTCCCCTTGCCCTCCACCTTGCCCCCCTTGCCTTCCACCTTTCCCTGCTGCCCATTCCCCTCCTTGGTGTCCTCCCAAGCTCCAGGCTTTCCCTTTGCCCTCACCTATGACTCTCAGGACTCTGTGAGTCTTCTCTGTGATTTTGTTCATAGTTATCTCATCTGTGGAGATGATAAAGGACCAGTGATTCTCTATCACTGATGATTTTGAGGGCTCTCCTGCTTTTGTAAGATCCAGAGTTTCCCAGAGGGAGAAGCCAGAGAGGGCTATGAACTAAGGCTATGACTTGGGGGACACAACTTGGAAGTCACATACTATTCTATCCCCTGGCATGGGGGTGACAGTTTCAGGGTTACCTAAAGCAaaggctgagaaatctgggggAACCCAATCCTTCCACTGGGCATCCAATGGGCTGGTTAGCCGAGCCAGGCGGCCTCGCAAGTCATGGGTTGGCAGGCGACAAAAGATACAGGCCTTGGCAACTGCCAGGAAAATCCCACCCAAAGCCAGCACCCACATGAAGCCTgctgggggggatggggtgggagctTGGCCCCTCTGAGCTATAAAGGCCTCAGAATACACTGTGATCCTGGTTCTAGCCTCTGGCCTGGGAAGTTCTAGAATGTTCTGAAACAATGCCACTGGAACAGGGCTTCTGTTGTAAGAGGAACAATAACTTACACAAGACTGTGGTtccaaaagaaattttatttttcttgtaagtCATCAGTGATAAATAATAAGCAATTCTTCAAAGTGAAGAAGTCATACATGTTTACCCCTTCCACTCAGGGTCCCAGAAATCCCATCCCTTTCCATATCCTCCCCCATTTTCCTAAACTCTTCATCTCTACTCTCAGCCTAGGGCAGCCTTGGGCCTTCCCTGACTATCTCCTAGCAACAGGCCAATGGTTGCCTCAGCAACCAAGAGTTCCCTGCAGGTCTCAGAGGCCCAGCTAAGCCCAGTTACTTCTATTACCTCTCACAGGAAGATCCTAGTGACTCAAACCCAGACAGGCCCCTCCTGCCTACATGGTCATGTGGGCACAtaaattcatacacacacacacacacatacacacacacaccctgtgatTAAACTAAATCACCATCTAGTCACATCCATACCGCAGATATGCCTATGCCAGAACAGTTGCTGGGCAACCCCACACAGGCCTGGACTTGTAGAAACCACAGAAGGACCATCACGTAGACACAGGAGTCAGCAACACAGATGGGATCCAG
This sequence is a window from Perognathus longimembris pacificus isolate PPM17 chromosome 17, ASM2315922v1, whole genome shotgun sequence. Protein-coding genes within it:
- the Tmem95 gene encoding sperm-egg fusion protein TMEM95 isoform X1, with amino-acid sequence MWVLALGGIFLAVAKACIFCRLPTHDLRGRLARLTSPLDAQWKDWVPPDFSAFALDEITMNKITEKTHRVLRVIEIKASISSLPPYWQWLRKTKIPQYTREALCAPACPHFLLSPAGGSTIVYNCSTCESFQASCWPRKRCLPGSHDLWEARIVLSSIFGAALLLGGLSLLVEAYYLQAKADL
- the Tmem95 gene encoding sperm-egg fusion protein TMEM95 isoform X2, translating into MWVLALGGIFLAVAKACIFCRLPTHDLRGRLARLTSPLDAQWKDWVPPDFSAFALDEITMNKITEKTHRVLRVIEIKASISSLPPYWQWLRKTKIPQYTREALCAPACRGSTIVYNCSTCESFQASCWPRKRCLPGSHDLWEARIVLSSIFGAALLLGGLSLLVEAYYLQAKADL